The genomic segment atgcgtcaggtgatgtGGATGAACTATTTGTTGCAATAAAAGTTTCCTTATTTTATACAGAGTGCCACCTATATCTATTCTGAATCATTGTAGCACTGCTGGGGAGCTGGTCTGGAGCGCTATCTTCTTTGACAGtattaatttttagcccaaagtaaaaccagcaccatatattattcattattttctaCAATATTAGGGGGTTTacacttatcctatatgtctcctttaactaaaaaatgcaGAGAGGTATTTACCTCTGTAAGTTATAGCATAGCCAGGACCACCAATCTCTTGGTCAGACTGGAAGTGAAACCAGAGGTGACCAGTTGGAAGTGTGACACTGTTAGGAGGTTTCTGTCCACCTtgaatcttcaggagcaaagtGCCACTTGCCCCATCTCTGACCTCTAAAACGTCCTTGGGGTCTGGAATTTGGAAGATGTGGAACTGTAGCTCAACAGCAGCACTGCCTGGAGAGAGTACATCCCACATACAGGAGATGCCGGGACCGTATTCCTCTGGGAAGTCCGGAGAGTACAGGACACCAGAGAAAGAAGTTAGGTTCTCGTGGCAAGCTCCAACCCATGCTGTAGAGAAAGGAGTAACAGTTTACATTCTGGTTTGCCCATCCCAccacatacatacacaatgaTTCTGGTCATTATGCTTACCGCTGTACACACTCAGCTTCCCATCACCTCCACAGATCTCATTGGGTTTTCCAAAGCAGTACTGGTCACACTGGGAGCTGCTGGCTGGCTGCAAGGTGCCTACGTCTGATGGATCACCACAGAAACAGGCATATCCCGCCTCCACACCTGCATACTGACAAGATAATCAGTTTGACGGAAAGTCAAGTAATAGAACAGAAAGGGTGGCAAAGGCACaagtcaaaaataaaagtgttggcAACGGAAAAGTGCAAGTTTAATTGAGGATAGGTAGGGCTGCCACCACAATTCATGGGTCCTCAGATAACAACATGGCCAGAGCCTTCCTATGATGAGAACCAGGGCTCAGACATTGCCTAATCAACCTACATGACAGAGGGCCCATAGGGCAGGTCCCctggtaaaaataaaaagaaattgtctcTGTCTGAGCCCCAGCACCTGAGCCTTTATATGTCCAACAAGGTGAGCTGATACAACAAACAAAACGTAGACAAGTGGATCAGTGGTCAAAAAGATGGAAAGCTggataaataacacaaataaatcaCATGGGAAAGGAGTGTATGCAGCTAATTCACTTGCATGGTGAACTGAGTCTACAGTACAGGAGCGTTAGTAGGTCATGGaatattactttaatatttggaagtttctgatGTACCTGGTAGCCCTTAGTGCGGCAGTATCTGATGCAGGCCTGGACAGTAAGTTTGGAGGATGTTCCACTTGCCCCACTGAGTGCAGGAGGAGTGCCAAAATCTAGGAAGCAGCCAAGGTAACCGGGCACTGTAGGAAGGAGGCAAATGCTGCTGTTAATAGACATTCACTTTTCGGTACTGTATAACTGTAtcttttaatactttaaattCAGTTTGTCATGTTGACTTTCCCATTTAACAGGGGCTACAGTTTGGGTTAGCACTTACTGTGGCATGATGGGATATCAAGGGGCAAGAGTTTTGATTGGCACTTACTGGGGCATGCGTTTGGGTTAGTGTTTACTGTGGCATGATGGGATATCAAGGGGCAAGAGTTTTGATTGGCACTTACTGGGGCATGCGTGTGGGTTAGCACTTGCTGTGGCATGATGGGAGATCAAGGGGCAAGAGTTTTGATTGCACTTATTGGGGCATGCGTTTGGGTCAGCACTTACTGTGGCATGATGGGATATCACAGTACTTCCAGTAAATGCCATCTTCATTCTCTGACACGTAGCACCAAGGCTGGACATCCGCATCAGGATTTCTAGGCAGGAATAGATAAAATATAGATAGATTAAAAATACtgagggtaaaaaaaaagatgtgtatAGATAGCTTGCACTTTATGTTTCAGTAAAACAAAGGGGACTGGTCCGCCACCATGATGTTACAAGTCTACCGTCAACATCACCAGCCTGTCCCCAATATCATCAGCCCCACCCCCTTTGTCCGGCTTTTGCTGCAGGCAAGATGGTAACCTTACTGTATGTGGCAGCTGGAAAATTCTCCTCAGAAAAATCTGTATCATGTGACGAATATGTATTTCTCATTCTGAATGGCAACGTGATCCAATTATTGGCTGGGATGAAACAAGCAAATATGCCCAAATATAGTATTATATGTCTGAGTAATTCCCTAATAGTCAGGGACAACTTAAACCAGGAAGTTATAAGAGTAGAAAGTAAATTTCCTTCTAAAAGAAAAATGGTTTCTCTCAAGAGACCTCAAAACCCATCTTGTTCCTTGTTTAAATGTATCATTCTACTTCCTCTGTAAGTGACCTTTGTCTCAGCTTCATTGGTTCACTCCTCTGCCTCTCATATTTAAGCCAGAAAAcctcccctttcctttctatgtCACTTTGCTTATAGCTGCCCACAATAACTCGAGAACATGGaacctttatttattcttttcGTGCTCAATATGATCTGCtacaatgtaaatattttatgctttGGGAAAACccaattaaaatgttgaaaaCGAAAAGAACAGGGAACCAGAACCCAGGGAGGAACTTCCGAGTGAGCAGATTCCCTTACTCAGGGCATTTCTTCTAGTGGGGCTAATGTCAATGTGGACTGGCACATGAGTTTACTGCCTACTTCTCCTCATACAGGGACTCTGTAATATCAGGAAATTAGATAGGAAGTTTTTTAGggcaacaaataattaaaacaataatcaCATGTTTAGTTATTCATTGAGCCCATACTGAAAAAAAGCAGGCCCTTTCGATGAACACTACTAGGCTCTTTTATCAATGGTGCAGGCACAAATTCAGGAGCAGGCACATATGCAGGAGAAGGCAGTTGTGCCTGTGCCATTAGAGGGCGCTAGGGTGCTcttaggggtgatatgataactatgtataaatatataaggggatcgtataataataatctctctaatgctttatttatcagtaggtctttccagctgacacaaggtcacccattccgatagGTTTAGAAGAAAGGATGTTCCATCTGAAGGGGTTTgtaacagtgagagctgtgaagatgtggaattgtctccctgaatcagtggtacaggctgatacattagataggtataagaaggggttggatggtgtttagcaagtgaaggaatacagggatatgggagatagctcatagtacaagttgatccagggactggtcccattgccatcttggagtcaggaaggaattttctccccctcttggagagacttcaaatgttttttttttttgccttcctctggatcaactggcagattatatatagacttaaagggttgaacttaatgaacttgtctttttttcaacctaacttactatgttacgcAACTCCTACATAaagtgaagagaaacagatgcagaatttgtaattcgttatatttagaaagtttcatatttcagtatgagaaaacttatattaaattttcatgttccTGATAGTTGCCTTTAAGTACAAGTCTCCCCTGTTTTTTTGTGCACTCAGGTTGAAGCCAAGGGGTTTTCTAGGGTCACCTCCTTTCCCTTCTGTTTGGTCTCACACAGATATATTACTCCCCTCCATTATGGCCAGGGTCTGAGCAGAGGCAAAGTTGTAGACCGAATACATGTAGCATGGAATGAAGACTTTGAGAGTTCTTCCGCACTTTACCGGCAATAGTTGTGGTTCCCCAGCCCCAGCTCTCCATCAGGATCAGACTGAACGTTGTACAAGTGCTGTGTGGTCTGGTTCCAGTACAGACAGGATGTTCCCTCGGGTCCCGCGTGGTTCACTGTCCCTCGATAGTCTCTCCCATTCACCGTGAAGCATTCGGACAGCTCTAAGAGTTTTGGGGAAAAGCAGTAGATTTCACCTAACAATATATGAACAATAGCCAGATGGTGGTGGTGTTTGACCATAGAACTATCCCTTCCCCATCGTACACCCATGTGCTTAGTGTTTGGTTCACTTTTTGAGACTTTTGGGGTACTAACTCAATTAATGATTGTAGATGTGGACCCAGCAAGCTACCAAGCTACTGAATGTCTAGGTGGGTCATCCCTCTATGAGCTTCTGGAGCTCCACTTCTCTGAGAGCTCATTATATAACGAGACAATTATATGAGCCTTCTTGAAACAAGACTAACAGCAACCAAGAGGCTTCTAAGGAGTGCAGATGAGCTACTGGGAGTCCTAATGATGATCCCTGGTTGCTGTAGGTCCCAGTAACGTCTGCTAACAGAACTGAGTAAGAAAACCAGATGGGTTAACACCCCGGGGACATTGCTCTTCATAGTGTCATGTCATTGAGTTGTGGAATTTCCTTGCCCTGCCTCAGACAACAAAAGGGCAGATTAGTGCATTAACTCAATGACAGGTCAGAAACCGCTGCCAATCAGCAATAACGTATGGCATAGTTTCTCTGACAGTGTCAGTATAAGATGCACCTTAAGGGCAACACCTGCATCGTGGGAGAGAACCATCTGTATTTAGCAGCAGACAAGGAAGTCTATGGGTAAACAACTTGTACCTTTCAGGAGGCTCCGTGTGGGATCCCTGTGCAATATATTGATGATATACATACCATTCTAACTTTCCACCACCTAGAACACAGCTAAGCATTATATATAAGGATATGAATGGTACTGAAGTGTTGTGTGTAATTTGGCTTGTGTCTGCATTGCTTGTGTTTATTGGCATTACCTCTCCCATGTGTTTTCTTCCTCGGCCTTGGTTTTGGGAGAGGTCCACCATACTGTAAatacactggggggggggaagtttgGGAAGATCTACTGCCTTGTGGGTAGTCATTGCAATGAACATGGTGTTCCATTAAAGCACAGGCTCACAAACTGCCAGCTAGAGGAGTTCCAAAGCAATGGATAGGATGGCCCAGTCCAAAGCCTGGTATGGTAATATGTTTAGCGAATATATTACCTAATTTCCCCAGAGTCTCTCCTGATGCctggtgttggctggaggggttggCACCTCTCCCAATCGTATCTATAGAGAAAATTAGCCGAACAACacaagctggtgtagcggggatctcccctgcaagtttatttagtcaagtgatgtaacgtttcgggggcgtgccccttcatcagaacAACACCAGCTTGTGTTGTTCGGCTAATTTTCTCTATAGATGGTAATATGTTTGCCAGgatacccctgaaactatagcaaggtgactgttacccaaatgtttctatatatctgtaaccttgttatgagctaagggggcccagtctgaaggccagttagggtgagatttggggtgagtgtttatttgtaccctgggtacccctggaactatagcagggtgactgttaccccaatgtttctatatatctgtaaccttgttatgagccgaaggggcctagtctgaaggtcagttagggggagatttgtggtgagtgcttatttgtgctctgggtacccctggaactatagcagggtgacaccccaatgtttctatatatctgtaaccttgttatgagccgaagggcccagtctgaaggtcagttagggggagatttggggtgagtgcttatttgtaccctgggtacccctggaactatagcagggtgactgttaccccaatgtttctttatatctgtaaccttgttatgagctaaggggacccagcctgaagtggcaattcaagtgccgggttaccccgtgctttttattgtgcggacgtgcaacgtttcggggtaacaacccctttatcaagcatactaaaAAAGACCAAAATGCAAGTATATATCATGTGATCAATTAACATGTTTAGCATAATTAATAAAGTGACCAGCCCCTGTAAGGGTTCATAcaaaatagtaaaacattcttAAAATCCTTGTGAAAGTGTCCAAGCAGATGACATTGTAGTGAAGAGTAAAAGGTTTCGTATatgcaacaaatgtatcaaagtgtccatttgtggaaaaaatgtgtCGCTTGTTCAACAGTTACAACATTGTtgcatctataaaaaaataaaagatgtactGATAACAAGCTCCTTGTGCTAAAATTTCTTATGACAATGTGTTATAAACCAAtacaaatttacaaaatatacataattaaaacCAGGTTAAAAAACATTAAGCTACACTCTAACCCTGCTAATAAGGGAAATTTAATTACCTGTCCCTGGGGTATACAAGATTGttcttatctgaaaaaaattttttgaaaaaagagCATTAATCATTCTGATCCAATTTTCAACATGAATTAACTTCTCATAGGGCAGCTGAAAAGAATACCGTAATGAATTATAAATAACAGGATAAATTATATTCTTCATTGAGACCCCTGGGGCTTCTGGATTGGAGGAGCCATATCCAAAAGCATTCTCTTTGGAGCAATCTACATTTCTTTTCTTGCCCTTGCTGAACGATGACCTTCTCTAAAATTTGCCATCTCAACTGCGCTATCTGATGGCCCTGCTCGAAAAATGCTTTGCTAATAGTGtttcctttttcattattttggttGTATCTTGTTCCTTATTTTtacttccctgaggaatgggtaCCAATGGTTTGTAATTTCTGATCGTGCTCTTATGCTCATTGAGCCTAACTTTTATGGATCTTGATGTCTGCCCAATGTATGtcaatccacatgggcatttcaagcAATAAACAACTTCACTGCTATCACAAGTGAAGCAgccttttattatatgttttgatCCTTTCTGTGGATGTGTGACATAGTTACCCTGTATAATACTATTACAATTCCCGCAATTTCTACAGGGGAATGTCCCATGAAGCTGTGTTTTATCTGGAAAATTACCTCTTAGATTTCCTTT from the Xenopus laevis strain J_2021 chromosome 9_10L, Xenopus_laevis_v10.1, whole genome shotgun sequence genome contains:
- the kremen2.L gene encoding kremen protein 2 isoform X1 codes for the protein MLLEMLWLFLLDLVLCVRSEVTELSECFTVNGRDYRGTVNHAGPEGTSCLYWNQTTQHLYNVQSDPDGELGLGNHNYCRNPDADVQPWCYVSENEDGIYWKYCDIPSCHMPGYLGCFLDFGTPPALSGASGTSSKLTVQACIRYCRTKGYQYAGVEAGYACFCGDPSDVGTLQPASSSQCDQYCFGKPNEICGGDGKLSVYSAWVGACHENLTSFSGVLYSPDFPEEYGPGISCMWDVLSPGSAAVELQFHIFQIPDPKDVLEVRDGASGTLLLKIQGGQKPPNSVTLPTGHLWFHFQSDQEIGGPGYAITYRGLPNTMTNSTPTQETSKELYLVSTNSTSEHYSTEHTSSSKALLFLAAALLALLALCVGIIIWRYPSWSFSNPCTMVQPTTCSMLYRHKKDRMGDLTCVNQSSMKSLI
- the kremen2.L gene encoding kremen protein 2 isoform X2, with amino-acid sequence MPQQVLTHTHAPVSANQNSCPLISHHATVNTNPNACPSKCQSKLLPLDIPSCHMPGYLGCFLDFGTPPALSGASGTSSKLTVQACIRYCRTKGYQYAGVEAGYACFCGDPSDVGTLQPASSSQCDQYCFGKPNEICGGDGKLSVYSAWVGACHENLTSFSGVLYSPDFPEEYGPGISCMWDVLSPGSAAVELQFHIFQIPDPKDVLEVRDGASGTLLLKIQGGQKPPNSVTLPTGHLWFHFQSDQEIGGPGYAITYRGLPNTMTNSTPTQETSKELYLVSTNSTSEHYSTEHTSSSKALLFLAAALLALLALCVGIIIWRYPSWSFSNPCTMVQPTTCSMLYRHKKDRMGDLTCVNQSSMKSLI